The following coding sequences are from one Mesorhizobium onobrychidis window:
- a CDS encoding SDR family NAD(P)-dependent oxidoreductase, with protein sequence MSSQGLNGKAALVTGGSRGIGAAIARRLAADGASVALTYVNGEEQARAVVGEIEAAGGRAIAIKADNRDAAAIQEAVSEAVKTFGRLDILVNSAGIWRAAPIDELPLADFDETMEVNVRAPFVASKAAAVHMGEGGRIISIGSNLAERVTDTSLSAYSASKAALVGLTKALARDLGSRGITANVVHPGSTDTDMNPASGPHAEHQRQKMATPVTKRPSGPASQATMPAISSALPKRGAALTIDGGANA encoded by the coding sequence ATGTCATCGCAAGGCTTGAACGGCAAGGCTGCGCTCGTCACCGGCGGCAGCCGCGGCATCGGCGCAGCGATTGCGCGAAGGCTCGCGGCCGACGGCGCCAGCGTCGCGCTCACTTACGTGAATGGCGAGGAGCAGGCCCGCGCTGTCGTCGGGGAAATCGAGGCAGCCGGCGGTCGCGCCATTGCCATCAAAGCCGACAATCGCGATGCTGCCGCGATCCAGGAGGCGGTCAGCGAGGCCGTGAAGACCTTCGGGCGACTGGACATCCTCGTCAACAGCGCCGGTATCTGGCGCGCCGCGCCGATCGATGAATTGCCGCTCGCCGACTTCGATGAAACCATGGAGGTCAATGTCAGAGCCCCGTTCGTGGCCTCGAAGGCGGCAGCCGTGCATATGGGCGAGGGTGGCAGGATCATCTCGATCGGCAGCAATCTGGCGGAGCGTGTCACCGACACCAGCCTCAGCGCCTACTCGGCCAGCAAGGCGGCATTGGTCGGCTTGACCAAGGCATTGGCGCGCGACCTCGGTTCGCGCGGCATCACCGCCAACGTCGTTCATCCTGGCTCGACCGATACCGATATGAACCCGGCCAGTGGCCCGCACGCCGAGCACCAGCGACAGAAGATGGCGACGCCTGTCACAAAGCGCCCTTCGGGACCTGCCAGCCAGGCGACCATGCCGGCGATCTCTTCAGCCTTGCCGAAGCGGGGCGCCGCACTGACTATCGACGGCGGCGCCAACGCCTGA